The Juglans regia cultivar Chandler chromosome 2, Walnut 2.0, whole genome shotgun sequence genome includes a window with the following:
- the LOC109003869 gene encoding protein MICRORCHIDIA 6 isoform X1 — MTSIDIVDLSSDDECVEPHLKSVKSEPVVVGNRIQREESKFQQKLQSETQFKRQESEENRSSNILSAGQSCSSILDQGQSPVDDSSLSSTSPTCPAPLCRQFWKAGNYNDGLGSKVSLQNGKNYLLVHPMFLHSNATSHKWAFGAVAELLDNAVDEIRNGATFVVVDKTTNPRDGSPALLIQDDGGGMDPEAMRQCMSFGFSDRKSKSAIGQYGNGFKTSTMRLGADVIVFSCHTSNRILTQSIGLLSYTFLTRTGHDRIVVPMVDYKFNTSTGTLEILRAKEHFMSNLSILLQWSPFSTESELLKQFDDIGPHGTKVIIYNLWFNADGDVELDFESDPQDIRISGESKRIETLRAWKTTNEQHIANQFHYSLRVYLSILYLRVPQTFNIMLRGRVVEHHNIADDLKFPEFILYRPQYGGCVEGQVITTIGFLKEAPQVSFHGFNVYHKNRLILPFWQVVSYSDSRGRGVVGVLQAEFIEPTHNKQDFERTSLFQKLESRLKEMTLEYWDYHCGLIGYQVKKKLRAPELLQISSHSMPHSSKQEFITSNKHSPAIGSAKAGLVIAEQFIPKSQFRSKHGVLEKRKEHVDLIEVEKAKRRAVEVANITDAGYDQEIQPLVTAGNQPKDQEAVNLLQENKKLRAKCLEYEKREEELKFKVTQLKIAIEEVCREYNRMLGELESLETIKEETKV, encoded by the exons ATGACCTCTATAGACATTGTGGACTTATCTAGCGATGATGAATGTGTAGAGCCGCATTTGAAATCTGTTAAGTCTGAGCCTGTTGTTGTTGGGAATAGAATACAACGAGAAGAAAGTAAGTTTCAACAGAAGCTCCAGTCGGAAACGCAATTTAAAAGGCAAGAATCCGAAGAAAATAGAAGCTCAAATATTTTGAGTGCTGGCCAAAGTTGCTCTAGTATACTGGATCAAGGGCAGTCTCCGGTAGATGATTCAAGTCTTTCTTCCACATCACCTACATGTCCTGCACCGCTTTGTCGGCAGTTCTGGAAAGCTGGGAACTACAATGATGGGCTTGGTTCTAAAGTCTCACTTCAAA ATGGCAAAAACTATCTACTTGTTCACCCAATGTTCCTTCATTCAAATGCAACTTCACATAAGTGGGCCTTTGGTG CTGTAGCAGAACTGCTTGACAATGCAGTTGATGAG ATCCGAAATGGGGCCACTTTTGTCGTTGTAGACAAAACCACAAATCCAAGGGATGGAAGTCCAGCATTGTTAATTCAAG ATGATGGTGGTGGAATGGATCCTGAAGCAATGAGGCAGTGCATGAGTTTTGGGTTCTCGGATCGGAAATCTAAATCAGCCATTGGACAAT ATGGAAATGGTTTCAAGACTAGTACAATGAGACTTGGTGCAGATGTTATTGTCTTCAGCTGCCACACGAGTAACAG GATATTGACACAAAGCATCGGTCTCCTCTCTTATACATTTTTGACACGAACAGGCCATGACAGAATAGTAGTGCCCATG GTGGACTACAAGTTTAATACATCAACTGGCACTCTGGAAATACTACGTGCTAAAGAGCATTTTATGTCTAATCTTTCCATTCTGTTGCAGTGGTCTCCATTTTCAACAGAATCAGAGCTTTTGAAGCAA TTTGATGACATTGGGCCTCATGGCACCAAGGTTATTATCTACAATTTGTGGTTCAATGCTGATGGGGATGTGGAACTTGACTTTGAATCAGATCCTCAG GATATTCGTATTAGTGGGGAGTCCAAAAGAATTGAGACATTACGTGCTTGGAAGACAACAAATGAGCAGCACATTGCTAATCAATTCCATTATTCTCTCCGT GTATACTTGTCCATCTTGTACTTGCGAGTACCTCAAACATTCAACATAATGTTGCGTGGACGAGTTGTTGAGCATCATAATATTGCTGATGATCTCAAATTTCCAGAATTCATTTTGTACAGACCTCAATATGGTGGATGTGTTGag GGTCAAGTTATAACTACAATTGGATTTCTTAAAGAAGCTCCACAGGTCAGCTTTCACGGTTTCAACGTCTACCATAAGAACCGTCTAATACTG CCGTTTTGGCAGGTTGTGAGTTATTCTGACAGTCGGGGCCGAGGTGTTGTTG GTGTTCTACAAGCTGAGTTCATTGAGCCAACTCACAACAAACAAGATTTTGAGAGAACTTCACTTTTCCAGAAGCTTGAATCTCGGTTGAAGGAAATGACTTTAGAGTACTG GGATTATCATTGTGGACTCATTGGATATCAGGTCAAAAAAAAGCTCCGTGCACCAGAGTTGCTGCAGATTTCATCTCATAGTATGCCACACAGCAGCAAACAAGAATTTATTACATCTAATAAACATTCCCCCGCTATTGGTAGTGCAAAAGCTGGACTTGTAATTGCAGAACAATTCATTCCCAAGTCTCAATTCAGATCTAAGCATG GAGTATTAGAGAAGAGAAAGGAACACGTTGATTTAATAGAAGTAGAAAAGGCCAAAAGGAGGGCAGTGGAAGTGGCCAATATAACTGATGCTGGGTACGATCAGGAGATACAG CCACTAGTTACTGCTGGGAACCAACCAAAAGATCAGGAGGCTGTCAACTTGTTGCAAGAAAACAAGAAGCTCCGAGCAAA ATGTTTGGAGTATgagaagagggaagaagaacTTAAGTTCAAG GTGACACAGCTCAAAATTGCAATAGAGGAGGTTTGTCGGGAATACAATCGGATGTTGGGCGAATTAGAATCATTGGAGACAATCAAAGAGGAAACCAAAGTAtaa
- the LOC109003869 gene encoding protein MICRORCHIDIA 6 isoform X2, translated as MTSIDIVDLSSDDECVEPHLKSVKSEPVVVGNRIQREESKFQQKLQSETQFKRQESEENRSSNILSAGQSCSSILDQGQSPVDDSSLSSTSPTCPAPLCRQFWKAGNYNDGLGSKVSLQNGKNYLLVHPMFLHSNATSHKWAFGAVAELLDNAVDEIRNGATFVVVDKTTNPRDGSPALLIQDDGGGMDPEAMRQCMSFGFSDRKSKSAIGQYGNGFKTSTMRLGADVIVFSCHTSNRILTQSIGLLSYTFLTRTGHDRIVVPMVDYKFNTSTGTLEILRAKEHFMSNLSILLQWSPFSTESELLKQFDDIGPHGTKVIIYNLWFNADGDVELDFESDPQDIRISGESKRIETLRAWKTTNEQHIANQFHYSLRVYLSILYLRVPQTFNIMLRGRVVEHHNIADDLKFPEFILYRPQYGGCVEGQVITTIGFLKEAPQVSFHGFNVYHKNRLILPFWQVVSYSDSRGRGVVGVLQAEFIEPTHNKQDFERTSLFQKLESRLKEMTLEYWDYHCGLIGYQVKKKLRAPELLQISSHSMPHSSKQEFITSNKHSPAIGSAKAGLVIAEQFIPKSQFRSKHVEKAKRRAVEVANITDAGYDQEIQPLVTAGNQPKDQEAVNLLQENKKLRAKCLEYEKREEELKFKVTQLKIAIEEVCREYNRMLGELESLETIKEETKV; from the exons ATGACCTCTATAGACATTGTGGACTTATCTAGCGATGATGAATGTGTAGAGCCGCATTTGAAATCTGTTAAGTCTGAGCCTGTTGTTGTTGGGAATAGAATACAACGAGAAGAAAGTAAGTTTCAACAGAAGCTCCAGTCGGAAACGCAATTTAAAAGGCAAGAATCCGAAGAAAATAGAAGCTCAAATATTTTGAGTGCTGGCCAAAGTTGCTCTAGTATACTGGATCAAGGGCAGTCTCCGGTAGATGATTCAAGTCTTTCTTCCACATCACCTACATGTCCTGCACCGCTTTGTCGGCAGTTCTGGAAAGCTGGGAACTACAATGATGGGCTTGGTTCTAAAGTCTCACTTCAAA ATGGCAAAAACTATCTACTTGTTCACCCAATGTTCCTTCATTCAAATGCAACTTCACATAAGTGGGCCTTTGGTG CTGTAGCAGAACTGCTTGACAATGCAGTTGATGAG ATCCGAAATGGGGCCACTTTTGTCGTTGTAGACAAAACCACAAATCCAAGGGATGGAAGTCCAGCATTGTTAATTCAAG ATGATGGTGGTGGAATGGATCCTGAAGCAATGAGGCAGTGCATGAGTTTTGGGTTCTCGGATCGGAAATCTAAATCAGCCATTGGACAAT ATGGAAATGGTTTCAAGACTAGTACAATGAGACTTGGTGCAGATGTTATTGTCTTCAGCTGCCACACGAGTAACAG GATATTGACACAAAGCATCGGTCTCCTCTCTTATACATTTTTGACACGAACAGGCCATGACAGAATAGTAGTGCCCATG GTGGACTACAAGTTTAATACATCAACTGGCACTCTGGAAATACTACGTGCTAAAGAGCATTTTATGTCTAATCTTTCCATTCTGTTGCAGTGGTCTCCATTTTCAACAGAATCAGAGCTTTTGAAGCAA TTTGATGACATTGGGCCTCATGGCACCAAGGTTATTATCTACAATTTGTGGTTCAATGCTGATGGGGATGTGGAACTTGACTTTGAATCAGATCCTCAG GATATTCGTATTAGTGGGGAGTCCAAAAGAATTGAGACATTACGTGCTTGGAAGACAACAAATGAGCAGCACATTGCTAATCAATTCCATTATTCTCTCCGT GTATACTTGTCCATCTTGTACTTGCGAGTACCTCAAACATTCAACATAATGTTGCGTGGACGAGTTGTTGAGCATCATAATATTGCTGATGATCTCAAATTTCCAGAATTCATTTTGTACAGACCTCAATATGGTGGATGTGTTGag GGTCAAGTTATAACTACAATTGGATTTCTTAAAGAAGCTCCACAGGTCAGCTTTCACGGTTTCAACGTCTACCATAAGAACCGTCTAATACTG CCGTTTTGGCAGGTTGTGAGTTATTCTGACAGTCGGGGCCGAGGTGTTGTTG GTGTTCTACAAGCTGAGTTCATTGAGCCAACTCACAACAAACAAGATTTTGAGAGAACTTCACTTTTCCAGAAGCTTGAATCTCGGTTGAAGGAAATGACTTTAGAGTACTG GGATTATCATTGTGGACTCATTGGATATCAGGTCAAAAAAAAGCTCCGTGCACCAGAGTTGCTGCAGATTTCATCTCATAGTATGCCACACAGCAGCAAACAAGAATTTATTACATCTAATAAACATTCCCCCGCTATTGGTAGTGCAAAAGCTGGACTTGTAATTGCAGAACAATTCATTCCCAAGTCTCAATTCAGATCTAAGCATG TAGAAAAGGCCAAAAGGAGGGCAGTGGAAGTGGCCAATATAACTGATGCTGGGTACGATCAGGAGATACAG CCACTAGTTACTGCTGGGAACCAACCAAAAGATCAGGAGGCTGTCAACTTGTTGCAAGAAAACAAGAAGCTCCGAGCAAA ATGTTTGGAGTATgagaagagggaagaagaacTTAAGTTCAAG GTGACACAGCTCAAAATTGCAATAGAGGAGGTTTGTCGGGAATACAATCGGATGTTGGGCGAATTAGAATCATTGGAGACAATCAAAGAGGAAACCAAAGTAtaa